One window of Metamycoplasma arthritidis genomic DNA carries:
- the adhP gene encoding alcohol dehydrogenase AdhP: protein MKAFVVESPKNWQIKEVNIPSPKYKEVLIKMETSGICHTDLHVANDDWLLKAKFPIIPGHEGIGIIVELGEGCNRFKVGDRVALAWLHDSCGHCEFCLQGKETLCPNQNMSAYTKDGSFAEYAIGHEDYIAAIPNNFDIVQGAPIVCAGVTTYKAVKKANQKAGNWITVIGVGGLGHLAIQYAKAMGYRVIGIDINDEKCDLAIKSGAEAAFNSLKSNVIDEVIKLTNGGSHAVINTSVATKAAELGLSILRRGGRQVLVGLPSKNASGKDNFEVSIFWSVLYEKEIVGSIVGTRLDLQEAIEFASLGKVKTEITRVVKLEDVPEIFKKLESGDFIGRAVIDFRTKK, encoded by the coding sequence ATGAAGGCATTTGTGGTTGAAAGTCCAAAAAATTGACAAATTAAGGAAGTGAATATTCCTAGTCCTAAGTATAAAGAAGTTCTTATTAAAATGGAAACTTCAGGCATCTGCCACACTGATTTACATGTGGCAAATGATGATTGATTATTAAAAGCAAAATTTCCAATTATCCCTGGTCATGAAGGAATAGGCATTATTGTTGAATTAGGCGAGGGATGCAATCGTTTCAAAGTTGGTGATCGCGTAGCATTGGCTTGATTGCACGATAGTTGTGGACATTGTGAATTTTGTTTACAAGGTAAAGAAACTTTGTGTCCAAATCAAAATATGTCAGCTTATACTAAAGATGGAAGTTTTGCTGAATATGCAATTGGGCATGAAGATTACATTGCTGCGATTCCTAATAATTTTGACATTGTTCAAGGTGCTCCGATTGTATGTGCAGGTGTGACAACTTACAAAGCAGTTAAAAAAGCAAACCAAAAAGCTGGAAATTGAATTACAGTGATTGGTGTTGGCGGACTGGGTCACCTTGCTATTCAATACGCTAAAGCAATGGGGTATCGTGTAATTGGAATTGATATCAATGACGAAAAATGCGATTTAGCAATTAAGTCAGGAGCAGAAGCCGCTTTTAATTCATTGAAAAGTAACGTAATTGATGAAGTAATTAAATTAACTAACGGTGGCAGCCACGCTGTTATTAATACTTCGGTTGCAACTAAAGCGGCTGAATTAGGGCTTAGCATTCTTCGTAGAGGTGGAAGACAAGTATTAGTTGGTCTTCCCTCAAAAAATGCTTCTGGCAAAGACAATTTTGAAGTTTCAATTTTTTGAAGTGTATTGTATGAAAAAGAAATTGTTGGTTCAATTGTTGGCACTCGTTTAGATTTGCAAGAAGCAATCGAATTTGCTAGTTTAGGCAAAGTGAAAACCGAGATTACTAGGGTTGTAAAATTAGAAGATGTTCCTGAAATTTTTAAAAAGC
- the glyA gene encoding serine hydroxymethyltransferase codes for MNKKVTLHDQDIADLINKESHRQEEHIELIASENYVSEDVMKAAGSSLTNKYGEGYPGKRYYGGCEFVDEIEKIAQERACKLFNAKYANVQPYSGSVANAAIYMALLNPGDSVLGLSLDSGGHLTHGYRISFSGIFYKSYTYTVNQDGVLDYDEILKIAQEVKPKMIICGYSAYSQIVDFAKFREIADAVGAYLFADIAHISGLVIANLHPSPMGYADVVATTTHKTLRGTRGAIILTNNEEIAKKIDRAVFPGNQGGPLFHQIAAKAVSFYEALQPEFIEYQRQIILNCKVFCQTFINKGVRVISGMTKNHLFTIDVKTSYNLTGKQAEQILSKMNITVNKNTIPFDTESPMVSSGIRLGVAAMTSRDFKEDEFIILANLIDKALREPNNETLHQVIKKEIAKLSHSFPIKRNYLDKK; via the coding sequence ATGAATAAAAAAGTTACTTTACATGACCAAGACATCGCCGATCTTATTAATAAAGAAAGTCATCGTCAAGAAGAACATATTGAATTAATTGCTTCAGAAAATTATGTTTCTGAAGATGTTATGAAAGCGGCCGGAAGTTCACTTACTAACAAATACGGTGAAGGCTATCCGGGCAAAAGATATTATGGTGGCTGTGAATTTGTTGATGAGATTGAAAAAATCGCCCAAGAACGTGCTTGCAAGCTTTTTAATGCTAAATATGCAAACGTGCAACCTTATTCTGGTAGCGTAGCAAACGCCGCTATTTATATGGCGCTTTTAAATCCTGGCGATAGTGTTCTAGGTCTTTCGCTGGATTCGGGCGGACATTTGACCCATGGTTATCGCATTTCGTTTAGCGGTATTTTTTATAAATCATACACATACACTGTCAATCAAGACGGTGTTTTAGATTATGATGAAATCTTAAAAATTGCCCAAGAAGTGAAACCTAAAATGATCATTTGCGGGTACTCTGCTTACTCTCAAATTGTTGATTTTGCTAAGTTTAGAGAAATCGCCGACGCCGTTGGAGCCTATTTATTTGCTGACATCGCTCATATTTCTGGGCTAGTTATTGCTAATTTGCACCCTTCGCCAATGGGTTATGCTGATGTTGTTGCAACAACGACTCATAAAACCTTAAGGGGCACTCGTGGAGCAATTATTTTGACTAATAATGAAGAGATTGCAAAGAAAATTGATCGTGCGGTGTTTCCAGGCAATCAAGGTGGTCCGCTGTTTCATCAAATTGCTGCTAAAGCAGTTTCATTTTATGAAGCATTGCAACCTGAATTTATTGAATATCAAAGACAAATCATTTTAAACTGTAAAGTATTTTGTCAAACTTTTATAAATAAAGGCGTTAGAGTAATATCGGGAATGACCAAAAACCACTTATTTACTATTGATGTAAAAACAAGTTACAATTTGACTGGTAAGCAAGCTGAACAAATATTAAGCAAAATGAATATTACAGTTAATAAAAATACTATTCCTTTTGACACCGAAAGCCCAATGGTTTCGAGTGGTATTCGCTTAGGAGTAGCAGCGATGACATCGCGTGATTTTAAAGAAGACGAGTTTATTATTTTAGCTAATTTAATTGATAAAGCCTTGCGCGAACCCAACAATGAAACCTTGCATCAAGTTATTAAAAAAGAAATTGCAAAGTTATCGCACTCGTTTCCAATCAAAAGAAACTATTTAGACAAAAAATAG
- the plsX gene encoding phosphate acyltransferase PlsX — protein MDKKIIFDLLNSDGGETLAILAAKKFAHENPNYKLLLVGNQESINNIFKNNLPENIEIVHSPKLLHKTDNPREILREESSMLSAFNLLKEDKGSAILSSGDSGSFLTLSALKVNRISGVLRPSFMPIMPSTNGGHFLLTDVGANVDVKPEYLVEWAKIAVEYHKLFFKTEGKQKLAILNIGTEDYKGPEVSREANKMLMESKNSFDYIGFIEPRDIIDGKADIVISDGYAGNIFLKTMESSFLAFGKMLKSAIHKNIITKIGGLLLKKPLKAIKNKFDYHTVGGAFIIGPNKVVVKAHGSSDELAFYSALKQIKRALDENIIEKVERAIKGDE, from the coding sequence ATGGATAAGAAAATTATTTTTGACTTACTTAATAGTGATGGTGGTGAAACTTTAGCAATTTTAGCCGCTAAAAAGTTCGCTCACGAAAATCCTAACTATAAATTGCTATTAGTAGGCAATCAAGAGAGCATTAATAATATTTTTAAAAATAACTTACCTGAAAATATTGAAATTGTTCATTCACCTAAATTACTCCACAAGACTGATAATCCTAGAGAAATTTTGCGCGAAGAAAGTTCAATGCTAAGCGCATTCAATTTATTAAAAGAAGATAAGGGGTCGGCGATATTAAGTAGTGGTGATAGTGGTTCTTTTTTAACGCTATCAGCTCTTAAAGTTAATAGAATTAGCGGTGTATTGCGCCCATCATTTATGCCAATTATGCCTTCTACTAACGGCGGGCATTTTCTTTTAACTGATGTTGGAGCCAATGTTGATGTAAAGCCGGAGTATTTAGTTGAGTGAGCGAAAATTGCCGTTGAATACCACAAATTGTTTTTTAAAACTGAAGGCAAACAAAAACTCGCAATTTTAAATATTGGAACAGAAGATTACAAGGGGCCTGAAGTAAGTCGAGAAGCTAATAAAATGCTTATGGAAAGCAAAAATTCTTTTGATTATATAGGTTTTATTGAACCGCGAGATATCATTGACGGTAAAGCTGACATTGTTATATCAGACGGTTATGCTGGTAATATCTTTTTAAAAACAATGGAAAGTTCGTTTTTGGCTTTTGGCAAGATGCTTAAAAGTGCTATTCATAAAAATATAATTACTAAAATAGGTGGACTACTACTAAAAAAACCACTTAAAGCAATAAAAAACAAATTTGACTATCACACAGTCGGTGGCGCTTTCATTATTGGTCCTAATAAAGTTGTTGTCAAAGCACATGGTAGTAGCGACGAACTTGCTTTTTATAGTGCACTAAAGCAAATTAAACGTGCTTTGGATGAAAATATTATTGAAAAAGTTGAAAGAGCAATCAAGGGAGACGAATAA
- the gap gene encoding type I glyceraldehyde-3-phosphate dehydrogenase, with product MMAKAKIAINGFGRIGRLVFRGIYNDKELQVVAINDLTDAKTLAHLLKYDTAHGKMNAEISHTENSIIVDGVEYPVYAEKDPAMLPWKKLGVDIVVEGTGRFVTVEGSQKHIEAGAKKVLITAPSKTDSVKTIVYSVNENTLNKDDVIVSAASCTTNSLAPVMNVLENEFGVVKGYMTTVHSYTADQRLQDAPHADLRRARAAASNIIPTSTGAAKSIGKVIPNLKGKMNGIALRVPTITGSLVDLTVELKKDTSVEEINQAMKKAASESFIYSDEPLVSSDVIASTAGSIFDSQLTAALEVDGKKLYKIYSWYDNESSFVHQYIRTLKHLAKLL from the coding sequence ATTATGGCGAAAGCAAAAATTGCTATTAATGGATTTGGCCGTATTGGCCGTTTAGTATTTCGTGGAATTTATAATGACAAAGAACTACAAGTTGTTGCAATTAATGATTTAACAGATGCCAAAACTTTAGCACATTTACTAAAATACGACACAGCACACGGAAAAATGAATGCAGAAATCTCACACACCGAAAATTCAATCATTGTTGACGGTGTGGAATATCCTGTTTATGCTGAAAAAGATCCTGCAATGCTACCTTGAAAAAAACTTGGTGTTGATATTGTAGTTGAAGGAACTGGTCGTTTCGTTACCGTTGAAGGTTCACAAAAACACATTGAAGCAGGAGCTAAAAAAGTTTTAATTACCGCTCCTTCAAAAACTGATAGCGTTAAAACAATAGTTTATTCAGTAAATGAAAATACTTTAAATAAAGACGATGTTATTGTTTCAGCAGCATCATGTACAACTAACTCTTTAGCACCAGTTATGAATGTCTTAGAAAATGAATTTGGTGTAGTTAAAGGATATATGACTACCGTTCACTCATACACAGCTGACCAAAGATTGCAAGACGCTCCTCATGCTGATTTAAGAAGAGCAAGAGCGGCTGCTTCTAACATTATCCCAACTTCAACTGGGGCAGCCAAATCAATTGGTAAGGTTATTCCTAATTTGAAAGGAAAAATGAATGGTATTGCACTAAGAGTTCCAACAATTACTGGATCATTAGTTGACTTAACTGTGGAACTTAAAAAAGATACTAGTGTTGAAGAAATTAACCAAGCTATGAAAAAAGCTGCTTCAGAATCATTTATTTATAGTGACGAACCACTTGTATCAAGTGATGTTATAGCTTCAACAGCGGGATCAATTTTCGATAGTCAACTAACAGCCGCGTTAGAAGTGGATGGTAAAAAACTTTACAAAATTTATTCATGATATGACAATGAAAGTTCATTCGTTCACCAATATATTAGAACACTAAAACACTTAGCAAAATTACTATAG
- a CDS encoding ribonuclease III family protein, which produces MTAKKIVRLPIDSEFYNKVVAMLERNGLDIKKIRRPEFVFKSLTHKSFDQSDHFKFNYEYLEFLGDAVLEFYTSDRIFQNFPKYTEGEATRHRQMIVSNENLAKIAHKIGLVEIARFGKKVFEEIKNIPNSKVFSDMFESFIGALYFGLGIGPTFQYLDSVLLDSVLNVIDSKDPKSYFQEIIQANGNLSRLRYVTVAQNNGEFKSELLVDQKVFGVGYGHSKKQAEKAAAISALKKMETSNF; this is translated from the coding sequence ATGACAGCAAAAAAAATAGTACGACTTCCGATTGACAGTGAGTTTTATAATAAAGTCGTTGCTATGTTAGAAAGAAACGGACTTGATATTAAAAAAATTAGACGTCCTGAGTTCGTTTTTAAATCGCTAACCCATAAATCTTTTGATCAAAGTGACCATTTTAAATTCAATTATGAATATTTAGAGTTTTTAGGTGATGCAGTCTTGGAATTTTATACAAGCGATCGCATTTTTCAAAATTTTCCTAAATACACTGAAGGCGAAGCAACAAGACATCGTCAAATGATAGTATCAAATGAAAATCTTGCAAAAATTGCACACAAAATTGGCTTAGTCGAAATTGCGAGGTTCGGCAAAAAAGTTTTTGAGGAAATCAAAAATATTCCTAATTCAAAAGTTTTTTCAGATATGTTTGAATCATTTATTGGTGCTCTTTATTTTGGACTAGGAATAGGCCCTACTTTTCAGTATTTAGACTCAGTTCTTTTAGACTCAGTTCTTAATGTAATAGATAGTAAAGACCCTAAATCTTATTTTCAAGAAATTATTCAAGCCAACGGCAATTTATCAAGATTGCGTTATGTGACAGTAGCGCAAAATAATGGCGAATTTAAATCAGAACTTCTTGTTGATCAAAAAGTTTTTGGCGTTGGCTATGGTCATTCAAAAAAACAAGCCGAAAAGGCTGCGGCAATTTCTGCTCTTAAAAAAATGGAAACTTCAAATTTTTAA
- a CDS encoding methylated-DNA--[protein]-cysteine S-methyltransferase: MFKSLYNSPLGILTLISDGEYLIEVNYENSDNKIFKENKLQIKDDLEIFLQTKKWLDIYFSGGNPSEMPQIKLIGSDFQKEVWEQLLQIPYGYVTTYKEIANEIANKRKIKKMSAQAVGTAVGKNPLSIIVPCHRVVNVDFKVGNYTGGVDKKYYLLEKVEKFCIKNNCLKIK; encoded by the coding sequence ATGTTTAAAAGTTTGTACAATAGTCCTCTTGGAATCTTAACTTTAATTAGTGATGGTGAATATCTTATTGAAGTTAATTATGAAAATAGTGATAATAAAATCTTTAAAGAAAATAAGCTTCAAATCAAAGACGATCTTGAGATATTTTTACAAACTAAAAAATGGCTAGATATTTATTTTTCTGGTGGTAATCCTAGCGAAATGCCACAAATAAAACTGATTGGTAGTGATTTTCAAAAAGAAGTTTGAGAACAATTACTCCAAATTCCTTACGGATATGTAACAACTTACAAAGAAATAGCTAACGAAATAGCTAATAAAAGAAAAATAAAAAAAATGTCAGCACAAGCGGTTGGAACTGCCGTTGGCAAAAATCCACTTTCGATCATTGTGCCCTGCCATAGAGTTGTTAACGTAGATTTTAAAGTTGGAAACTATACTGGCGGAGTTGACAAAAAATATTACTTGTTAGAAAAGGTTGAAAAGTTTTGTATTAAAAACAATTGTTTAAAGATAAAATAA
- a CDS encoding nucleotidyltransferase gives MKIGLIAEFNPFHNGHKYLIDAIKSKYPNSYLIVALSSDYVQRGELAVASFEDRKKIALENGVDEVIELDFLTSTQAAHIFAKGSIDLLLKNGIQKLAFGVSDTDDINFYLHCAKKIKENLVQYNTELKSFLKKGYSFVFSSFEALKIILASEVVPADILGFEYVKYIVDNNLDLEPICIKRTVSHGSLTLSKQYASATYLRELLREGKDISQYSPMKVSFPIMKIEDRYSEFQEIVKNNDENWLKNIVLMSEGMENLFKKNIDASNYDEFVDRCTSRRYTKSRIKRVILYVLLKIQK, from the coding sequence TTGAAAATCGGATTAATAGCGGAATTTAACCCATTTCACAATGGACATAAATATTTGATTGATGCAATAAAAAGTAAATATCCTAATTCTTATTTAATTGTAGCCCTATCTTCGGATTATGTGCAACGCGGTGAATTGGCTGTGGCATCGTTTGAAGACAGAAAAAAGATTGCACTTGAAAACGGGGTTGATGAAGTAATAGAATTAGATTTTTTAACATCCACTCAAGCGGCGCATATTTTTGCTAAAGGTTCAATTGATCTTTTGTTAAAAAACGGTATTCAAAAGCTGGCATTTGGCGTTTCTGATACTGACGATATTAACTTTTATCTTCATTGTGCTAAAAAAATTAAAGAAAACTTAGTGCAATACAACACGGAGCTAAAGTCTTTTTTAAAAAAAGGTTATTCTTTCGTGTTTAGTTCTTTTGAAGCACTGAAAATAATATTAGCTTCTGAAGTGGTTCCCGCTGATATTTTGGGATTTGAGTATGTTAAATACATTGTTGATAATAATCTTGATCTTGAACCAATTTGCATTAAAAGAACCGTGTCACATGGTTCTTTAACATTAAGTAAACAATACGCTTCTGCTACGTATTTACGTGAGTTGCTCCGCGAAGGAAAAGATATATCACAATACTCACCTATGAAAGTTAGCTTCCCAATTATGAAAATTGAAGATAGGTATAGTGAATTTCAAGAAATTGTGAAAAATAATGATGAAAACTGATTAAAAAATATTGTTTTGATGTCAGAGGGGATGGAAAATCTTTTTAAAAAGAATATTGATGCTTCTAATTACGATGAATTTGTTGATAGATGCACTTCGCGCCGTTATACAAAAAGTAGAATTAAAAGAGTGATCCTGTACGTACTCTTAAAAATTCAGAAATAG
- a CDS encoding lipoprotein 17-related variable surface protein — protein MKKFKKNLSLLTVSILGTTLFATSVVAAACDDTKKKPEEPKKEDSKQKPDQKQEQGQEITELNNWLKSMSLKIVDGKIDAFYKAIEAKKDFYYSYSSKKLIAVEKGKRPNWREENEELLSLEGEFASNKHQIVNDEKPTYTDSKGMVKLSSLIRYEVKDGKIIFYFKGAIHDHKGAHKISTEVHKMEFPRQSLASNFEEYVKNLQFSYPNLEETLLDDVDIDKVHPSEDLKEGYEFAKKTIVKEPETNTLSILYSIRKKDIDYKSKNYVFNLKGWKKSSEMLKKIEEAKNKINEEINKLDIKILNEKAYQNIKETNSHLNFEGKSNFATGSYDVNLFKLEYVSVKFNETSKKIEVDVKLSIILDDSISVSKKLIIEGNYANGNINPHNLTEEDQKKYLSDELEKMTVHPYYSKDKTYIERLNDNELSDRSFWINNKNKSLTYTFGKVEKTLEGKYNVEVTTSFFDWNESPRETKKVLIDLEKLGIDIHNKIREQNNQAPLEDKKAPSGTVEENIDPDLNTEGFKETPSDDHNGGASSIIHLRNFIEDIKKQKLMLWDNEMLTQIKEKKYTLPFAQFFSYDKEKLELKSKVQFFSKSLKMVDGQTAFIISGPKEADGKLTIKLTLMTLQDFKAKNFNSENMISRRVEIDQTTFAKDYITKKFLLERYIRSLRLLFDCVGKEDMKPSEVEDSNMVILESHLPSGIKLIEKSTHDMKDKKGTLTIKCKFSYNGVETGDMFYTIKGFKKQ, from the coding sequence ATGAAAAAATTTAAAAAGAATCTTAGTTTGTTAACAGTTAGTATTTTAGGAACTACTTTATTTGCAACCTCAGTCGTAGCTGCAGCTTGCGATGACACTAAGAAAAAACCAGAAGAACCAAAGAAAGAGGATTCAAAACAAAAACCTGACCAAAAACAAGAACAAGGTCAAGAAATAACAGAATTAAATAATTGACTAAAATCAATGTCATTAAAAATCGTTGATGGCAAAATAGATGCCTTTTACAAAGCAATAGAAGCTAAAAAAGATTTTTACTACAGCTACAGTAGTAAAAAGTTAATTGCAGTCGAAAAAGGCAAAAGACCAAACTGAAGAGAAGAAAACGAAGAACTACTTTCTCTAGAAGGCGAATTTGCTTCAAATAAACACCAAATTGTCAATGACGAAAAGCCTACCTACACCGACAGCAAAGGAATGGTAAAATTATCTTCATTAATTCGTTATGAAGTAAAAGATGGCAAAATAATTTTTTACTTTAAAGGAGCTATCCACGACCATAAGGGCGCACATAAAATTTCTACTGAAGTTCATAAAATGGAGTTTCCCAGGCAAAGCTTAGCATCTAATTTTGAAGAGTATGTTAAAAACTTACAATTCAGTTATCCAAACCTTGAAGAAACATTGTTAGACGATGTTGATATAGACAAAGTCCATCCTTCAGAAGATTTAAAAGAAGGCTATGAATTTGCTAAAAAAACAATAGTAAAAGAACCAGAAACCAACACTCTATCTATTTTGTATTCAATTAGAAAAAAAGATATTGATTACAAATCAAAGAACTATGTTTTTAACCTAAAGGGTTGAAAGAAAAGTTCGGAGATGTTAAAGAAAATTGAAGAAGCCAAAAATAAAATAAACGAGGAAATTAATAAACTTGATATTAAAATCCTTAACGAAAAAGCTTATCAAAACATTAAAGAAACCAACAGTCATTTAAACTTTGAGGGTAAAAGTAATTTTGCTACCGGAAGTTACGATGTAAACTTGTTTAAATTAGAATATGTTTCGGTTAAATTTAACGAAACTAGCAAAAAAATTGAAGTAGATGTTAAACTAAGCATAATTTTGGATGATTCTATTAGCGTTTCTAAAAAGCTTATCATTGAAGGAAATTACGCTAATGGCAATATTAATCCTCACAATCTAACAGAAGAAGATCAAAAGAAATATTTGAGTGATGAACTTGAAAAAATGACAGTTCATCCATATTATTCAAAAGACAAAACTTATATTGAAAGACTTAACGACAATGAATTAAGTGATCGTTCGTTTTGAATAAACAATAAAAATAAATCTTTGACATACACTTTTGGAAAAGTTGAAAAAACCTTAGAGGGCAAATATAATGTTGAAGTTACAACTAGCTTTTTTGATTGAAACGAAAGCCCACGCGAAACTAAAAAAGTTCTAATTGATCTTGAAAAATTAGGCATTGACATCCATAACAAAATACGTGAACAAAATAATCAAGCTCCACTAGAAGATAAAAAAGCTCCAAGTGGAACAGTTGAAGAAAATATTGATCCCGATTTAAATACTGAAGGTTTTAAAGAAACTCCAAGTGATGATCATAATGGCGGAGCCTCATCAATAATCCATTTAAGAAATTTTATCGAAGATATTAAAAAACAAAAATTAATGCTTTGAGACAATGAAATGCTTACCCAAATTAAAGAGAAGAAATACACATTGCCATTTGCTCAATTCTTTAGTTATGACAAAGAAAAATTAGAACTAAAATCTAAGGTACAATTTTTCTCAAAATCATTAAAAATGGTTGATGGCCAAACCGCTTTTATCATAAGTGGCCCAAAAGAAGCTGATGGAAAGTTGACTATTAAACTAACATTAATGACACTCCAAGATTTTAAAGCTAAAAACTTCAACTCTGAAAATATGATTTCTAGACGCGTTGAAATTGATCAAACAACTTTTGCTAAAGACTACATAACCAAAAAGTTCTTGTTAGAAAGATATATTCGCTCATTAAGACTATTATTTGATTGCGTAGGTAAAGAAGATATGAAACCAAGCGAAGTTGAGGATAGTAACATGGTGATATTAGAATCGCATTTACCTAGCGGTATAAAATTAATTGAAAAAAGTACTCATGATATGAAAGACAAAAAAGGAACTTTAACAATTAAGTGCAAATTTTCATATAATGGAGTAGAAACGGGCGATATGTTCTACACCATCAAAGGCTTTAAAAAACAATAG
- a CDS encoding DAK2 domain-containing protein, translating to MNKINGMHWKNALISAANNIKNKKDAINALNVFPVPDGDTGSNMASTIIAARDAILNLNEKNLEAVGKVVSQSMLMNARGNSGVILSQIFKGFANAFKNKTEISVFDMVNAFEEASKAAYRAVLKPVEGTILTVIREIAEGLKETVVVESTFEDIFNLALEYARKSCDNTPNLLAILKEVGVTDSGGEGLYAIIEGMSLFFQNKAVIETKTSSESIGTFISDSEVFNGEFGYCTEFILELKNYRKFDKESLVKRLEKIGNSMVVVQDEEILKVHIHAKKPGDVLNAVNSLGQFLKIKIDNMTVQASSSKEVASKLASPDATTPKKTYSKKCALISCNVGQGIIELVKQNGVSYVIEGGQTNNPSTQDIVKAADAVDSKTVFILTNNSNIILSAQQASTIVTDKKIITIPTKSQAQCLSVAMNFNEDASEEENLETMKEAMKNVKYGEIAPSVKNTKLNGIKIKEGDFMVMANNEITATAKTSMDAAINLLHTLVDEDSQIVTIFYGQDVSESDSKILQNYIEVNFDVEIEIYSGGQSIYPYFIAVE from the coding sequence ATGAATAAAATTAATGGAATGCATTGAAAAAATGCCTTGATTAGTGCCGCTAACAATATTAAAAACAAAAAAGACGCGATTAATGCTCTTAATGTTTTTCCTGTTCCTGACGGTGATACTGGATCTAATATGGCTTCAACAATTATTGCAGCTCGTGATGCGATTTTAAATTTAAATGAAAAAAATCTAGAGGCTGTTGGTAAAGTTGTTTCACAAAGCATGCTAATGAACGCTAGAGGAAACTCGGGGGTAATTTTAAGTCAAATTTTTAAAGGCTTTGCTAATGCCTTTAAAAATAAAACTGAAATCTCAGTATTTGATATGGTTAACGCTTTTGAAGAAGCTTCCAAAGCTGCCTATCGAGCTGTTTTAAAACCAGTTGAAGGAACGATACTAACTGTAATTAGAGAAATTGCTGAAGGACTAAAAGAAACCGTGGTTGTTGAATCAACCTTCGAAGATATTTTCAATTTAGCTTTGGAATATGCGAGAAAAAGTTGCGATAATACTCCCAATTTATTGGCAATTTTAAAAGAAGTCGGCGTTACTGACTCTGGTGGTGAGGGGCTATATGCCATTATTGAAGGAATGAGTTTATTTTTTCAAAATAAAGCTGTTATTGAGACAAAAACTAGCAGCGAAAGCATTGGTACTTTTATTTCCGATTCAGAGGTTTTCAATGGCGAATTTGGATATTGCACTGAATTCATTTTAGAACTTAAAAATTATCGTAAGTTTGATAAAGAATCGCTTGTTAAAAGATTAGAAAAAATTGGCAATTCCATGGTTGTTGTCCAAGATGAAGAAATTCTTAAAGTTCATATTCACGCTAAAAAACCAGGCGATGTTTTAAATGCTGTTAATAGCTTGGGTCAGTTTTTAAAAATTAAAATTGATAATATGACCGTGCAAGCTAGTTCTAGCAAAGAAGTGGCTTCAAAATTAGCTTCACCAGATGCAACTACTCCTAAAAAGACATATTCAAAGAAATGTGCCTTAATTTCATGTAATGTTGGCCAAGGAATTATTGAACTTGTTAAACAAAATGGCGTTTCTTACGTAATTGAAGGTGGTCAAACCAATAATCCTTCAACCCAAGATATTGTTAAAGCTGCCGATGCTGTAGATAGCAAGACTGTCTTTATTTTAACAAACAACTCTAATATTATTCTTTCGGCTCAACAAGCATCAACTATTGTTACTGATAAAAAAATTATTACAATTCCAACAAAAAGCCAAGCGCAATGTCTAAGCGTTGCGATGAATTTTAATGAAGATGCTTCTGAAGAAGAAAATTTAGAAACAATGAAAGAAGCGATGAAAAATGTGAAATATGGCGAAATCGCGCCATCTGTGAAAAATACTAAATTAAATGGCATTAAAATTAAAGAAGGTGATTTCATGGTGATGGCTAATAACGAAATCACTGCAACTGCTAAAACTTCTATGGACGCAGCAATCAATTTACTTCACACTCTAGTTGATGAAGATTCGCAAATTGTTACTATTTTTTATGGACAGGATGTTTCAGAATCAGATTCAAAAATTTTGCAAAATTATATTGAAGTTAATTTTGATGTTGAAATTGAAATTTATTCAGGCGGACAAAGCATTTATCCATATTTTATAGCAGTTGAATAA